DNA sequence from the Lysinibacillus sp. OF-1 genome:
AAGATTGGCGAAAAATAAGGAGCTTGTCGCCGAAATTAGGATAATGATGACAACCTTTACCGTAATATAGTCCTGCGGCATAATGCCTGAGCTAATCGTTTTGACAACCTCTCCTCCGCCTAATACAGCTCCACTATAGACACCTATTGCACATAAAAGTAATGCTTGCCAAGCTTTTTTGATGGCACCTGCACCGTAAGCAACGCCCATTGAGGCTGCTGCTCCGCTTGCCCCTATATTCATCGCAAAAAATAAACTAATAGCTATTGCAAAATATTCAAGCATGGCAAAACTCCTTTATTCATGTAAACCACACTCCGTTTTACCAGAACCTTGCCATCGTCCTGAACGTAAATCATCCATCGTAAATGCTGGCTTTGTACAATGCTCACAGCCGATACTTGGATAACCTTGATCATGCAATGGGTTGTATGGCAGATTGTGCTTAGAAACATAGCGCCAGACATCCTTCCATGTCCAATGAATCAGTGGACAAACTTTAATCGATTTAAATTTATCGTCCCGATTTAGAAAGTTTGTCTGTTGACGTGTTGGCGATTGTTCACGCCGCAAGCCAGATATCCAAGCCTTGTTACCTGACAAGGCTTCATGCAAAGGTTTTATCTTGCGAATGTCACAGCATTTATTTGGATTGGACTTCCAAAGCTCATCACCATATTGAGCAGCTTGTTGTTCTAATGTAAGGATAGGCTTCTTCATGACAATATTTAGTTGTGGATATTTTTCTTTGACTCTATTAATCGTTTCATAGGTTTCTTTAAAATGGACATCTGTATCTAAAAAAACAATCGTAGCGTTTGGCTTTACCTTTGAAATGAGATCAATTAAGACAATACCTTCAATGCCAAAGCTACATGCATAGACGATTTCCTCTCCATATTCTCGATAGCCCCACTGTAAAACTTCCAGTGCACCCTTATACAGATCATCGACTTGAAAATCAATAATCGGTTCTTGCCAATTTTCGTACGTTAACATCAA
Encoded proteins:
- a CDS encoding phosphoadenylyl-sulfate reductase; this encodes MLTYENWQEPIIDFQVDDLYKGALEVLQWGYREYGEEIVYACSFGIEGIVLIDLISKVKPNATIVFLDTDVHFKETYETINRVKEKYPQLNIVMKKPILTLEQQAAQYGDELWKSNPNKCCDIRKIKPLHEALSGNKAWISGLRREQSPTRQQTNFLNRDDKFKSIKVCPLIHWTWKDVWRYVSKHNLPYNPLHDQGYPSIGCEHCTKPAFTMDDLRSGRWQGSGKTECGLHE